A section of the Macadamia integrifolia cultivar HAES 741 unplaced genomic scaffold, SCU_Mint_v3 scaffold773, whole genome shotgun sequence genome encodes:
- the LOC122069944 gene encoding protein SPIRRIG-like isoform X1, whose translation MKWVTLLKDFKEKVGFSQPPTTSSSSPPAATAEAFASSRNDFAASSPSRDKHELELDFKRFWEEFRSSSSEKEKETALNMAVDVFCRLVKQHSNVAQLVSMLVETHIFSFVIGRAFVTDIEKLKISSKTRSLDVLKVLKFFSDVMKDGINPGSNLLYAIEVLVSGPIDKQSLLDSGILCCLIHVLNALLSPDEANQRQLANNSEERAFEMGDDGGIGHVRQLEVEGSVVHIMKALANHPSAAQSLIEDDSLQLLFQMVATGSLIVFSRFKQGLIPLHTIQLHRHAMQILGLLLVNDNGSTAKYIRKHHLIKVILMAVKDFNPEYGDSAYTMGIVDLLLECVELSYRPEAGGIRLREDIHNAHGYHFLVQFALVLSNLQKNQGFESVQSHYGSEENSASDGSSISDSSRSQYFTGKGWATSPPHLSPSLSRLLDVLVNLAQIGLTEPTISAGGKGTKSSHSKASGHGRSRTSSSDRLGDEMGEKGNAKIKDLEAIQMLQDIFLKADSTELQAEVLNRMFKIFSSHLENYKLCQQLRTVPLFILNMAGFPPSLQEIILKILEYAVTVVNCIPEQELLSLCCLLQQPTTSELKHTILSFFVKLLSFDQQYKKVLREVGVLEVLLDDLKQHKFCSEQHNQLERKSSSSSFKKHMDSKDAIISSPKLMESGSGKFPLFETESTIAVAWDCMVSLLKKSEANQSSFRSSNGVTIILPFLVASIHRPGVLRTLSCLIIEDVAQAHPEELGSLVEVLKSGMVTSILGTQYKLQSDAKCDTFGALWRILGVNSSAQRVFGEATGFSLLLTTLHSFQSDGGPIDGGPVDDQSSLLVQMKVFTFLLRVMTAGVCGNAVNRTRLHTVISSQTFYDLLSESGLLCVDCEKQVIQLLLELALEIIIPPSSVPTTDSVPSSDLVEAGSASFLSSASSGSFSPYKERVYNASAIGVLIRSLLNFTPKVQLEVLSFIEKLAQAGPFNQESLTSIGCVGLLLEAILPFLAGSSPFLSHALLIVQVLGAYRLSSSELRVLVRYVLQMRMMNSGHILVDMMERLVHLEDTASENVSLAPFVEMDMSKVGHASIQVSLGERSWPPAAGYSFVCWFQYRNLLKPQAKEPEQLSKTGPSKRRNCSSAQKLGAHVLRLFSVGAVDDGNTFYAGLFLQDDGVLTLATSSSSSLSFSGLELEEERWHHLAIVHSKPNALAGLFQASVAYVYVNGKLRHTGKLGYSPSPIGKSLQVTIGTPATCAKVSELSWRLRCCYLFEEVLTAGSICFMYILGRGYRGLFQDTDLLQFVPNQACGGGSMAILDSLDAEIPSSSSNVQKFDNTSKQGNPKPDGSGIVWDLERLGNLSSQLSGKKLIFAFDGTSSEAFRTSGSQSLLNLVDPLSAAASPIGGIPRFGRLHGDIYICRQYVIGDSIRTVGGMAIVLALIEAAATRDMLHMALTLLACALHQSPQNVRDMQAYRGYHLLALFLHRRMSLFDMQCLEIFFQIAACEASFSEPQKLQETHIIPSSAGSIHDANYEDLTLSKFPDEFSSVGSHGDFDDFSLQKDSFSHISELENADMSSEPSNCIVLSNADMVEHVLLDWTLWVTAPVSIQIALLGFLERLVSMHWYRSHNLTVLRRMNLVQHLLVTLQRGDVEVPVLEKLVVLLGVILEDGFLASELEHVVRFVIMTFDPPELTRRRQIIRELMGKHVIVRNMLLEMLIDLQVTINSEELLEPWHKIVSSKLITYFLDESVHPTSMRWIMTLLGVCLASSPTFSLKFRISGGYQNLTRVLPSFYDSPEIYYILFCLIFGKPVYPRLPEVRMLDFHALMPSDGSYGELKFVELLESVISMAKSTFDRLSMQAMLAQETGNLSQLSASLVAEFVEGTTDMAGELQGEALMHKTYAARLMGGEAAAPAAATAVLRFMVDLAKMCSPFSAVCRRAEFLESCIDLYFSCVRAARSVKIAKDLSLGIEEKNLNDSDDAHSSQHTFSSLPPEQEQSAKTSISVGSFQPGQVSSSSEDIPEPENYLAGDKTEDKPTVSQRESNKQFSQEDSQAAHGFDGESVDQISTVTSSTNEFNFQNVNGMADSACSGSFTVVDSPILSEKSSFKVPLIPSPTPMIALASWIGSAGNGERKSPLVATPSMGSSVSMGEYDAFQDLKFSSHGSSASNTFLAVNPKLLLEMDDSGYGGGPCSAGATAVLDFVSEVLADIVTEQVKAAQIIEIILETVPLYVDPETVLAFQGLCLSRLMNFLEGRLLRDDEENEKKLDKNRWSVNLDTLCWMIVDRVYMGAFPQPGGVLRTLEFLLSMLQLANKYGRIEEAAPMGKGLLSIARVTRQLDTYIHALLKNMNRMIMYCFLPSFLTTIGEDDLLSCLGMQMESKKSLSSSFSQDDSGIDICTILQLLVAHKRIVFCPNNLDADLNCCLCINLISVLHDRRRNAQNMAVDVVKYMLVHRRAALEELLVSKPNQGQHFDVLHGGFDKLLTGSSSVFFEWFQSSEQVVNEVLEQCAGIMWVQYISGSAKFPGVRIKVMEGRRKREMGRRSRDISKLDQKHWEQVNERHYALELVRDAMATELRSVRQDKYGWVLHAESEWQTHLQQLVHERGIFPMRKSTSPEEPEWQLCPIEGPYRTRKKLERCKLKIDTIQNVLSKQFELGEAELSKGKNENSLDASETDSGSFFHLLPHGSKEKCFDGGDYNESIFKETDGVKEGDAASARLGWNDDRCSSINEASLHSALGYGVKSSSISIQMTDSIHGKSDLGSPRQSFSGKIDDTKVTEDKVEKELLDNGEYLIRPYLEPLEKIRFRYNCERVVGLDKHDGIFLIGELCLYVIENFYIDDSGCICEKECEDELSVIDQALGVKKDVTGSMEFQSKSSSLWSTTARSWAGARAWAYNGGAWGKEKVCTSGNVPHPWRMWKLDSVHEILKRDYQLRPVAVEIFSMDGCNDLLVFHKREREEVFKNLVAMNLPRNSMLDTTISGSSKQEGNEGSRLFKIMAKSFSKRWQNGEISNFQYLMHLNTLAGRGYSDLTQYPVFPWVLADYESETLDFSDTKTYRKLDKPMGCQTAEREEEFRKRYESWDDPDVPKFHYGSHYSSAGIVLFYLIRLPPFSTENQKLQGGQFDHADRLFNNVRDTWLSAAGNGNTSDVKELIPEFFYMPEFIENRFNLELGEKQSGEKVGDVVLPPWAKGSAREFIRKHREALESDYVSENLHQWIDLIFGYKQRGRAAEEALNVFYHYTYEGSVDIDSVTDPAMKASILAQINHFGQTPKQLFPKPHVKRRVDRKLPPHPLRFCNHLVPHEIRKSASPVTQIVTSHEKILLAGENQLLKPRTYSKYIAWGFPDRSLRFMSYDQDRLLSTHESLHGGHQIQCAGVSHDGQILVTGADDGLVSVWRISKGGPRSLRRLNLERTLCAHTAKITCLYVSQPYMLIVSGSDDCSVILWDLSTLVFVKQLPEFPAPVSAIYVNDLTGEIVTAAGVLLAVWSINGDCLAVVNTSQLPSDFIVCVTSAAFSDWQDTNWYATGHQSGAVKVWHMVHCSDDEMSSQSKLTTHGMGGIGLNGKASEYKLVLHRVLKSHKYPVTALYVTSDQKQLLSGDSGGHLFSWTLPDESLRASFSHG comes from the exons ATAAAAGTTATTTTAATGGCCGTTAAGGATTTCAATCCTGAATATGGTGACTCTGCATATACGATGGGCATTGTGGACTTACTACTTGAATGTGTGGAGTTGTCATATAGACCTG AGGCTGGGGGAATCAGGCTTAGGGAGGATATTCACAATGCCCATGGCTATCATTTTCTTGTTCAATTTGCATTAGTACTGTCGAACTTACAGAAAAATCAGGGGTTTGAGTCTGTCCAATCCCACTATGGTTCTGAGGAAAATTCTGCTTCAGATGGTTCTTCTATATCCGATTCTTCCAGAAGTCAGTACTTCACTGGAAAAGGTTGGGCTACCTCGCCACCACATCTTTCCCCATCACTGTCCAGGTTACTTGATGTGCTTGTTAATCTAGCACAAATTGGCCTAACTGAACCCACTATATCTGCTGGAGGCAAAGGCACCAAATCTTCACACAGCAAGGCCAGTGGCCATGGTAGAAGTCGTACGTCATCTTCTGATAGGCTTGGTGATGAAATGGGGGAAAAAGGAAATGCCAAAATTAAAGACCTTGAAGCGATTCAAATGTTACAAGATATTTTTCTTAAAGCAGACAGCACTGAACTTCAGGCAGAGGTTTTAAATAGAATGTTTAAGATATTTTCAAGCCATCTTGAGAATTATAAGTTGTGCCAGCAGTTGCGCACGGTGCCTCTCTTCATCCTAAATATGGCTGGGTTTCCTCCTTCATTGCAGGAGATAATCTTGAAAATTCTAGAATATGCAGTAACTGTTGTGAATTGCATTCCTGAACAAGAATTACTTTCACTTTGTTGCTTGTTGCAGCAACCAACAACATCTGAATTAAAGCataccattctctctttttttgtgaAACTCTTATCATTTGATCAGCAATATAAGAAGGTGTTGCGAGAAGTTGGTGTTTTGGAAGTTCTCTTAGATGACCTGAAGCAGCACAAGTTTTGTTCTGAGCAGCATAATCAACTGGAAAGGAAGTCCAGTTCAAGCAGCTTCAAGAAACATATGGACAGTAAGGATGCTATAATTTCTTCTCCCAAGCTAATGGAATCTGGTTCTGGAAAGTTTCCTCTTTTTGAGACTGAGAGTACGATAGCTGTTGCATGGGACTGTATGGTCTCCTTATTGAAGAAGTCTGAAGCCAATCAATCATCATTTCGATCATCTAATGGTGTCACCATCATTCTCCCATTTTTGGTAGCTAGTATCCATCGACCTGGGGTTCTTCGGACATTATCCTGTTTGATTATTGAAGATGTTGCACAG gCTCATCCAGAAGAATTAGGTTCACTAGTTGAAGTTCTAAAGAGTGGTATGGTTACTAGCATTTTGGGTACACAGTACAAGCTTCAAAGTGATGCAAAATGTGATACTTTTGGAGCCTTATGGCGCATCCTGGGAGTCAATAGTTCGGCTCAAAGGGTCTTTGGCGAAGCCACTGGTTTTTCTCTTCTACTTACCACACTCCATAGTTTCCAGAGTGATGGTGGACCAATTGATGGTGGACCGGTTGATGATCAATCTTCTTTACTTGTTCAGATGAAGGTTTTCACATTTCTATTGCGGGTTATGACAGCTGGAGTGTGTGGTAATGCTGTCAACAGGACAAGATTGCATACGGTTATATCATCTCAGACATTTTATGATCTTCTGTCTGAATCTGGGTTACTTTGTGTGGATTGTGAAAAGCAAGTTATCCAGTTGCTGCTGGAACTTGCTCTTGAAATTATAATTCCACCATCGAGTGTGCCAACAACAGATAGTGTTCCATCATCTGATTTGGTTGAAGCTGGGTctgcttcttttctttcaagTGCTTCATCAGGTTCTTTTAGTCCTTATAAGGAGCGGGTATATAACGCTAGTGCCATTGGTGTTCTGATCCGCTCATTGTTAAATTTTACTCCAAAGGTGCAGTTAGAAGTGCTAAGCTTCATAGAAAAGCTTGCTCAAGCTGGCCCTTTCAATCAGGAAAGCCTGACTTCTATAG GTTGCGTGGGCCTTTTACTGGAGGCAATCCTCCCATTTCTTGCAGGCTCATCACCATTTCTTAGCCATGCATTGCTAATTGTGCAAGTTCTAGGTGCTTACAG GTTGTCGTCATCGGAGCTACGTGTGCTTGTCAGATATGTTCTGCAAATGAGAATGATGAATTCAGGTCATATTCTTGTTGACATGATGGAGAGATTAGTTCACTTGGAAGATACAGCTTCCGAAAATGTTTCTCTGGCACCATTTGTAGAGATGGACATGAGCAAGGTCGGGCATGCTTCTATTCAAGTTTCTTTAGGGGAAAGATCATGGCCCCCTGCTGCTGGTTATTCCTTTGTCTGCTGGTTTCAGTATCGAAATCTCTTGAAACCCCAAGCAAAGGAGCCAGAACAACTGTCCAAGACTGGCCCTTCTAAAAGGAGGAATTGTTCTAGTGCACAGAAGCTTGGGGCCCATGTTCTCCGGTTGTTTTCAGTAGGTGCAGTCGATGATGGAAATACATTCTATGCAGGACTTTTCCTTCAGGATGATGGTGTTTTAACTCTTGCCACTAGCAGCTCCAGTTCGTTGTCTTTTTCTGGGTTAGAACTTGAGGAAGAGAGGTGGCATCACCTTGCGATTGTTCATAGTAAACCTAATGCATTGGCTGGACTTTTCCAAGCTAGTGTAGCATATGTATATGTTAATGGAAAGCTGAGGCACACTGGGAAGCTGGGATATTCACCATCTCCAATTGGGAAGTCATTGCAGGTAACCATTGGGACACCTGCTACTTGTGCGAAAGTTAGTGAGTTGTCCTGGAGGCTCCGCTGTTGCTATCTTTTTGAGGAGGTGCTGACTGCAGGTAGTATATGCTTCATGTACATTCTTGGTAGAGGATATAGAGGGCTGTTCCAGGATACAGATCTTTTGCAGTTTGTTCCTAACCAGGCCTGTGGTGGGGGTAGTATGGCAATATTGGATTCATTAGATGCTGAAATAccttcttcatcatccaatGTACAAAAGTTTGACAACACTAGCAAACAAGGAAACCCTAAGCCAGATGGCAGTGGAATTGTTTGGGATCTGGAGAGACTTGGGAATCTCTCATCACAGCTCTCTGGGAAGAAGCTTATATTTGCATTCGACGGAACATCTTCGGAAGCTTTTCGAACATCTGGGAGCCAATCCTTGCTCAATCTAGTTGATCCATTATCAGCTGCTGCTTCCCCTATTGGGG gTATACCTCGATTTGGTCGTCTTCATGGGGATATTTATATCTGCAGACAATATGTGATTGGGGATAGCATCCGGACTGTTGGTGGAATGGCCATTGTCCTGGCTCTTATTGAAGCTGCTGCGACCCGGGATATGCTGCACATGGCTCTGACGTTACTTGCTTGTGCACTTCATCAGAGTCCGCAGAATGTGCGAGATATGCAAGCTTACAGAGGGTACCATTTGCTTGCTCTCTTTCTGCACCGTAGAATGTCATTGTTCGACATGCAGTGTCTTGAGATCTTTTTCCAGATTGCTGCATGCGAAGCTTCGTTTTCTGAACCACAGAAGTTGCAGGAGACACATATCATTCCCTCATCTGCTGGATCCATTCATGATGCCAACTATGAGGATCTTACTTTGTCAAAGTTTCCTGATGAATTTTCATCAGTTGGATCTCATGGAGATTTTGATGACTTTTCTTTGCAAAAAGATTCATTTAGTCATATTTCAGAGCTTGAAAATGCTGATATGTCCTCAGAACCATCAAACTGTATTGTTCTCTCAAATGCAGATATGGTTGAACATGTTCTGTTGGACTGGACCTTGTGGGTGACAGCTCCTGTTTCTATTCAGATTGCTCTACTTGGATTTCTCGAGCGCCTTGTATCCATGCATTGGTACAGGAGTCATAACCTTACAGTCTTGCGCCGAATGAACCTTGTCCAACATTTACTGGTGACCTTGCAGAGGGGTGATGTGGAAGTTCCTGTGTTAGAGAAACTGGTTGTATTGCTTGGGGTTATTTTGGAGGATGGCTTTTTGGCTTCTGAACTGGAGCATGTGGTCAGGTTTGTGATTATGACTTTTGATCCTCCTGAATTGACACGACGTCGTCAAATCATCCGAGAGTTGATGGGAAAGCATGTCATTGTACGAAATATGTTGCTGGAAATGCTTATTGATTTACAAGTGACCATAAATTCAGAAGAGTTGCTTGAGCCATGGCATAAGATTGTTTCATCCAAGTTGATAacttattttcttgatgaatctGTTCATCCTACCAGTATGAGGTGGATCATGACTCTTCTTGGTGTTTGTCTTGCTTCTTCTCCTACTTTTTCACTTAAATTTCGCATCAGTGGAGGGTATCAGAATCTGACACGCGTGCTTCCTAGCTTCTATGATTCCCCAGAAATATATTACATCCTCTTCTGTCTTATATTTGGTAAGCCTGTTTATCCAAGATTACCTGAAGTCCGCATGTTAGATTTCCATGCCCTTATGCCAAGCGATGGAAGTTATGGAGAACTCAAGTTTGTGGAGCTGTTGGAATCTGTAATTTCTATGGCAAAGTCAACATTTGATAGGTTGAGCATGCAGGCTATGCTTGCACAGGAAACTGGGAACCTTTCACAGCTGAGTGCTAGCCTTGTGGCAGAGTTTGTGGAAGGAACCACAGACATGGCAGGGGAACTTCAGGGTGAAGCTTTGATGCATAAAACATATGCAGCACGTTTAATGGGTGGGGAAGCAGCAGCCCCTGCTGCAGCAACTGCGGTATTGAGATTCATGGTTGATTTGGCGAAAATGTGCTCTCCTTTCTCTGCTGTATGCAGACGGGCAGAATTTCTTGAAAGTTGTATAGATCTATATTTCTCTTGTGTTAG GGCTGCTCGTTCGGTGAAGATTGCGAAAGACCTCTCTCTgggaatagaagagaagaatttgAATGATTCTGATGACGCCCACAGTTCACAGCATACATTCTCCAGCTTGCCTCCTGAACAGGAGCAATCTGCGAAAACTTCCATTAGTGTTGGAAGCTTTCAACCAGGACAGGTAAGTTCAAGTTCTGAGGATATTCCGGAGCCCGAGAATTATTTGGCTGGTGATAAAACAGAAGATAAACCAACTGTATCCCAGAGGGAGTCAAACAAGCAATTCAGTCAAGAAGATAGCCAAGCTGCacatggttttgatggtgaaAGTGTTGATCAGATTTCTACAGTTACTTCCAGCACTAATGAATTTAATTTCCAAAACGTAAATGGAATGGCAGATTCAGCTTGTTCTGGATCTTTTACCGTAGTTGATTCTCCCATTTTGTCTGAAAAATCTAGTTTTAAAGTTCCACTCATACCCTCTCCAACCCCGATGATTGCTTTGGCTTCTTGGATTGGCAGTGCGGGCAATGGTGAAAGAAAATCTCCATTAGTTGCTACACCATCCATGGGTTCTTCTGTGTCTATGGGTGAATATGATGCATTTCAAGATTTAAAATTCAGTTCTCATGGTTCATCTGCTTCAAACACATTCTTAGCTGTAAATCCAAAGCTTTTACTTGAAATGGATGATTCTGGTTATGGTGGTGGTCCATGTTCTGCAGGAGCTACTGCTGTTTTAGATTTTGTGTCAGAAGTTCTTGCTGATATTGTGACTGAACAGGTGAAAGCTGCACagatcatagagatcattttAGAAACTGTTCCTTTGTACGTTGATCCAGAAACTGTGTTAGCTTTCCAGGGTCTTTGCCTAAGTAGACTGATGAACTTCCTTGAAGGGCGTCTATTGCGTGATGACgaggaaaatgagaaaaaactGGATAAGAATAGGTGGTCTGTGAACTTGGATACATTGTGCTGGATGATAGTGGATCGCGTATATATGGGTGCTTTTCCTCAGCCAGGCGGCGTACTGCGAACTCTGGAGTTCTTGCTATCCATGTTACAATTGGCTAACAAATATGGTAGGATTGAAGAAGCGGCACCTATGGGAAAAGGGCTATTATCGATAGCAAGAGTGACCAGGCAGCTtgatacatacatacatgcacttttgaaaaatatgaaccGCATGATCATGTACTGTTTTCTTCCCTCGTTCTTGACCACAATTGGTGAGGATGACCTTCTTTCCTGCTTAGGCATGCAAATGGAATCGAAGAAGAGTTTATCTTCAAGCTTTTCACAAGACGATTCAGGGATTGATATCTGTACAATCTTGCAGTTATTAGTTGCTCACAAACGAATTGTATTCTGTCCAAACAACCTGGATGCTGATCTGAATTGTTGTCTCTGTATAAATTTAATCTCTGTTCTCCATGACAGAAGACGAAATGCACAGAACATGGCAGTAGATGTTGTCAAATACATGCTGGTACATCGACGTGCTGCATTAGAGGAGTTGCTTGTATCTAAACCTAACCAAGGACAGCATTTCGATGTTCTACATGGTGGTTTTGACAAACTGTTAACTGGAAGTTCATCTGTATTCTTTGAATGGTTTCAGAGTTCAGAACAGGTAGTTAATGAGGTGTTGGAGCAATGTGCTGGTATTATGTGGGTGCAGTACATCTCTGGATCAGCAAAGTTCCCTGGTGTGAGGATAAAAGTGATGGAGGGTCGTCGTAAGAGAGAGATGGGGAGAAGATCACGGGATATTTCGAAACTTGATCAAAAACACTGGGAGCAGGTGAATGAGCGGCACTATGCACTTGAGTTGGTTCGTGATGCAATGGCAACTGAGCTGAGATCTGTTCGTCAAGATAAATATGGTTGGGTTCTCCATGCTGAGAGTGAGTGGCAAACTCATCTCCAACAACTAGTACACGAGAGAGGAATATTCCCCATGAGAAAATCCACCTCTCCTGAAGAACCTGAATGGCAACTTTGTCCCATTGAAGGTCCATACAGGACGCGCAAAAAGCTTGAGCGttgcaaattaaaaattgaTACCATTCAAAACGTTCTTAGTAAACAGTTTGAATTGGGGGAAGCTGAGCTGTCTAAAGGGAAAAACGAGAACAGCCTAGATGCTTCTGAAACTGATTCTGGATCATTCTTTCATCTTTTACCTCATGGTTCCAAAGAGAAATGCTTTGATGGTGGTGATTACAATGAGTCTATTTTCAAAGAAACAGATGGTGTTAAAGAAGGGGATGCAGCTTCTGCTAGGCTGGGGTGGAATGATGACCGTTGTAGCAGTATAAATGAAGCAAGTCTTCACTCTGCTCTTGGGTATGGTGTGAAGTCCAGTTCCATTTCTATCCAAATGACTGATAGCATTCATGGGAAATCTGATCTAGGTTCTCCAAGGCAGTCCTTTTCAGGCAAAATTGACGATACAAAAGTTACAGAGGATAAAGTGGAAAAGGAACTGCTTGATAATGGTGAATATCTTATTAGACCTTATCTGGAACCTCTTGAAAAGATACGGTTCAGATATAATTGTGAGCGTGTTGTTGGTCTTGATAAGCATGATGGTATTTTTCTTATCGGGGAGCTCTGTCTATATGTTATAGAGAATTTCTATATTGATGATTCTGGGTGCATATGTGAGAAGGAATGTGAAGATGAACTCTCTGTGATTGATCAGGCTTTGGGTGTGAAAAAGGATGTTACTGGAAGTATGGAGTTCCAGTCAAAATCATCTTCTTTGTGGAGTACAACAGCAAGGTCTTGGGCTGGGGCAAGGGCGTGGGCATACAATGGTGGTGCTTGGGGAAAAGAGAAAGTGTGTACTAGTGGCAATGTGCCTCATCCTTGGCGTATGTGGAAGCTTGATAGTGTTCATGAGATTTTGAAACGTGATTACCAGCTGCGCCCTGTTGCGGTTGAGATATTCAGTATGGATGGATGTAATGATCTCCTGGTTTtccacaaaagagagagagaggaagtgtTCAAAAATTTGGTTGCCATGAATCTTCCAAGGAACAGCAT GTTGGACACAACTATTTCTGGATCGTCCAAACAAGAAGGGAATGAGGGAAGCCGTCTTTTCAAGATTATGGCTAAATCCTTCTCAAAGAGGTGGCAAAATGGAGAAATTAGCAATTTCCAGTACCTTATGCACCTCAACACTCTGGCAGGACGTGGATATAGTGATCTCACCCAGTATCCAGTGTTCCCATGGGTTCTTGCGGACTATGAGAGTGAGACTCTTGACTTTTCTGATACTAAGACATACCGTAAACTTGACAAACCAATGGGATGCCAAACAGCTGAGCGGGAGGAGGAATTTAGGAAAAG ATATGAGAGCTGGGATGACCCAGATGTCCCCAAGTTTCATTATGGTTCACATTACTCTAGTGCTGGAATTGTTCTCTTCTATCTTATACGCCTACCACCATTTAGTACGGAGAATCAGAAACTACAGGGTGGTCAGTTTGACCATGCAGATCGCCTTTTCAATAATGTGAGAGACACATGGTTAAGTGCAGCTGGGAACGGTAACACATCTGACGTGAAAGAACTGATTCCAGAATTTTTCTATATGCCAGAGTTCATTGAAAACCGGTTTAATCTTGAGCTGGGAGAGAAACAATCAGGGGAGAAG GTTGGTGATGTTGTATTACCTCCATGGGCCAAAGGCAGTGCCAGAGAATTCATCAGAAAGCACCGGGAAGCATTGGAATCAGATTATGTTTCAGAAAATCTGCACCAATGGATAGACCTAATCTTTGGATATAAGCAGAGGGGAAGG GCAGCTGAAGAAGCCTTGAATGTCTTCTATCATTACACATATGAAGGGAGTGTGGACATAGACTCTGTTACAGACCCTGCTATGAAGGCCTCTATACTAGCACAGATTAATCACTTTGGGCAGACACCGAAGCAATTATTTCCCAAACCTCATGTAAAGAGGCGGGTTGATAGGAAGCTTCCCCCTCATCCACTTCGGTTTTGTAACCATCTTGTTCCGCATGAAATCCGTAAAAGTGCATCTCCAGTTACTCAGATAGTCACTTCCCATGAGAAAATTCTTCTTGCTGGGGAAAATCAACTGCTTAAACCCAGAACATATTCAAAATACATTGCATGGGGTTTCCCAGATCGGAGCTTGAGGTTTATGAGCTATGATCAAGATAGACTCCTATCTACTCATGAGAGTCTTCATGGGGGTCACCAGATTCAGTGTGCAGGGGTCAGTCATGACGGCCAGATTCTTGTTACTGGGGCTGATGATGGATTGGTTTCAGTCTGGAGAATCAGTAAAGGTGGACCACGTAGCCTTCGACGGTTAAATTTAGAGCGCACACTCTGTGCTCATACTGCAAAGATCACATGCCTTTATGTCAGCCAGCCTTACATGCTGATAGTGAGTGGGTCAGATGATTGTAGCGTCATTTTATGGGATCTCAGCACCTTGGTCTTTGTGAAGCAGCTTCCTGAGTTTCCTGCTCCGGTTTCAGCAATATATGTTAATGACCTGACGGGAGAGATTGTGACCGCAGCCGGAGTTCTGCTTGCTGTATGGAGCATTAATGGTGACTGTCTTGCAGTGGTCAATACCTCCCAGCTTCCATCTGATTTCATTGTGTGTGTGACAAGTGCCGCATTTTCAGATTGGCAGGACACAAACTGGTACGCTACAGGACACCAGAGTGGGGCTGTGAAGGTGTGGCACATGGTGCATTGCTCTGATGATGAGATGAGTAGTCAGAGCAAGTTGACTACTCACGGAATGGGAGGGATAGGGCTGAACGGTAAGGCTTCAGAATACAAGTTGGTCCTCCACAGGGTACTGAAGTCCCATAAGTATCCAGTTACAGCACTTTATGTTACAAGTGATCAGAAGCAGTTGTTGAGTGGGGATTCTGGTGGGCACCTTTTCTCATGGACCTTACCAGATGAGAGCTTGAGAGCTTCATTCAGTCACGGGTGA